The window ACGGCTCGCATGAGGCTGCTTCAGGCGAGTTGGCCGATTCCATTTTGGTCAAAGCGCCAGACCCGTTATGTCATAGCGGGATTCCATTGACGCGGTGCACCGGCGCGCCGCACTCAGGCGTTGCTCGCGGTTGCGGTTGGCATCCTGCAATGAAATTCGCATGCCTATCGTGGCGCGTCACAGCGAAGACGCGCGGCGCAACAGTGCTTGCCGTATGCGCATCGGCTCTGGCGTGTTGAGCTGATCGCGCTTTACTGGGCCTTTTCCCCTGCAAAGACTTTGGCCTGGTTATCCGGGTCAGGCATGGTGCCCGCGAATGACGCTGGTGACAGCATGTTTCGCGGCTTGCGAATTGTGAGTGATGGCGCCATGCGCGGCAAGACGCACATCTCGCAACGAAACCGGCGGCATCGTCGATGCCACGGTCTTCGCCGCTTCGCCACTTGCTCGTTTCGCCCGGAGATTCCTGGACAGCCACGCACGCCGCCTGTACGGCGGGTGCGCGTGCTTGGACTCGGTGCGATGACGAATGGAGGCGCGCGATATGCCGAAGTCGAGCAGCCTGGCCGATGGTGCCAAGACCTACTACCGCCCGATCGAGGCGGCAATCCGCTGGAGCGGATTGCTGCGCTTCGAGCGGCGCATCCTGGCGACCTTGGGACAGCGGCCTCTACCGGAGGCAACGGAGTTTCCGCGCTGGCCGATGCTGCGGTTGAACGCCGAAAGAATCTTCGATGCGCTGGCTCACGGCGAGATGCCGTATGGCAAGGAGGGCTTGGTGCGGGACACGCAGGGCCTGGCGATGGACGACCCGTCGCTGACGGTGCGGCACGTCGACCTGAAATCCTGGATGGCGCACCACTACCCCGGCGAGAGACCGGCGTTTCTGTTCGATGAGATCGAGCGTGCGCTTCACCCAGCGATCAGCCTGGACACAGTGGGCGCATTGCTGGCCGAGCGGGAAGCGATCAAGGCGCGGCTGGCGGAACACTTGGGCGTGCACGAGACGCTGCGCACCGAGCACGAGGCGCTGCTAAAAATGCACGCCGCCTGCGCGGCCGACGCGGAGCGTGCGAGCACGCCGGGGCCGCGCAGTGAATCGACCTACCTGAACATCGTTGGCGGGTTACTGACGCTACTGCTGGGCAAGTCGCCCAGCGGCATGCCGTATTCCAGCTTCCTGACGCAGGAAGCCATCATCAGCGCGATGGTGGCGCACCACGGCAACGCGATGGGCATCACCGAGCGCACCCTGCAGGCCAAGTTCGCACTGGCTCGGCGCAATCTGCAGAGCACAACTTCCTGAGCGATGCCAGACCGTATCTGCGGTCGCGGAAACCGCATTTGCGGTGTCTTTCTTCAACGCGGCGTTCTTAATTCGAGTCACGCCAATCAGCGCCACTGAGCGTTAAGGAGTGACCCTCATGTCTTCGCAGACCACCGCCACGGCGGCACCGACCGAGCACCGCATCCTGCGCCGCGCCGAGGTCGAAGCCAAGACCGGCTTCAAGCGCGCGCACATCTACAGCCTGATGAAGGAAGGCAAGTTCCCCAAGGCGCTGCGCCTGGGCGTGCGCGCGGTGGGCTGGGACTCGGTGGAGATCGAACAGTGGATCGCCGAGCGCCTCAAAGAACGCGCCTGACGCTTCTTCTCGGTTCATGCCATTCGACGAGGAGAAGCCCATGCAGGTGGTGTCCATCATTTCGACCAAGGGCGGCGTGGGCAAGACCACGACTGCGGCCAACCTGGGCGGCTTCATCGCCGATGCCGGGCTGCGCGTGCTGCTGCTGGACCTGGACGTGCAGCCCACGCTGTCGAGCTACTTCACGCTGGACGTGCGCGCGCCCGGCGGCATCTACGAGATGCTGGCCTTCAACGAGCGGCGCATCGAGCAACTGGTGTCGCGCACCGCGATCGCGGGCCTGGACCTGGTGCTCTCGAACGACGACCGCGGCGAACTGAACACGCTGCTGCTGCACGCTCCGGACGGGCGTCTGCGACTGCGGCATTTGCTTCCCACTTTCCGCACGCACTACGACCTGTTGTTGATCGATACGCAGGGCGCGCGCAGCGTGCTGCTGGAGATGGCAGTGCTGGCGTCCGACCTGGCGCTGTCGCCGGTAACACCGGAAATCCTTGCGGCGCGCGAGCTGCGGCGCGGCACGCTGCAACTGATTGAGGACATCGCGCCGTATCGGCACCTGGGCATCGAGCCGCCACCGCTGCGCCTGCTCATCAACCGTGTGCATCCGGTGTCGTCGAACGCGCGGATGGTCCAGCAGGCGCTGCGACAGGTGTTCCAGGAACAGTCCGGTGTGCAGGTGCTGGACACCGACGTGCCGGCCATCGAAGCCTATCCACGCGCTGCGACACGAGGATTGCCGGTGCATCGGGTGGAG is drawn from Methylibium petroleiphilum PM1 and contains these coding sequences:
- a CDS encoding ParA family protein: MQVVSIISTKGGVGKTTTAANLGGFIADAGLRVLLLDLDVQPTLSSYFTLDVRAPGGIYEMLAFNERRIEQLVSRTAIAGLDLVLSNDDRGELNTLLLHAPDGRLRLRHLLPTFRTHYDLLLIDTQGARSVLLEMAVLASDLALSPVTPEILAARELRRGTLQLIEDIAPYRHLGIEPPPLRLLINRVHPVSSNARMVQQALRQVFQEQSGVQVLDTDVPAIEAYPRAATRGLPVHRVEYRQPAGRTAPAALETMRTLAGELFPAWRERFSLVTGRPDGGGAAHGERA
- a CDS encoding AlpA family transcriptional regulator, giving the protein MSSQTTATAAPTEHRILRRAEVEAKTGFKRAHIYSLMKEGKFPKALRLGVRAVGWDSVEIEQWIAERLKERA